Genomic segment of Acidobacteriota bacterium:
CTTGGAGGAGCAAGGCTCGACCTTCGGTCAGTCCCTGGACAACCAGATTTATGTGCCCATCTCCACTTTCCAGAAGATGTACGGTACTCGCCGCAGCATCAGCATCCGCGGCAGCTCCCGTGCCGGGCTCTTTCAGGAGGCCATGGACCAGGTGCGCGTGGCCATGCGCGTGCGCCACAAACTGGGGCCCGGCGAGGCCGACGACTTCGGGCTGCTCTCCACTGAAGAGATCAACCAGATCATTCAGGATGTGGGCGGCTTCGTGCAGTTGGCCGTGGCACCCATCACCCTGATCGCGCTGCTGGTAGGCGGAATCGTGGTCATGAACATCATGCTGGTTTCGGTCACCGAGCGGACCTTCGAAATCGGGCTGCGCAAATCGCTGGGCGCCCGCAAACGCGACATCTTGCTGCAATTTTTGGTGGAGTCCATCTTCCTGGGCAGTCTGGGAGGCATGGTGGGCATGCTGCTGGCTTGGGGAGTCACCTCTCTGATCGAGTTGCTGGCCGGGTTCCCCATGGAGATCAGCCCGATTTACGTGGTTTCCTCTTTGGCGGTGTCGGCGGGAATCGGCCTCCTGGCAGGGCTCTACCCGGCCTTCAAAGCGGCCAGGATGGATCCCATTATGGCCTTGTCGGCTGATCGATGAGGATAGGCCAATGACGGTGCATCAGTATTTCGAAAACATCCGCATGGGGCTGGAGAACCTTCGCGCCTACAAGCTGCGCAGTTCGCTGACGGTGCTGGGTGTGGTCCTGGGAGTGGGTGTGGTGATCGTGGTGGCGTCCATCCTCACAGGACTTCGCTACCAGGTGCTTTCCCAGGTGGAGCAATTCGGAACCGACAACATCTACGTCATTCAGTTCGCCGTCGGCGTGCAGGTGGGGCGCCGCGCGCAGGAGAGGCTGAACGACCCCATGGAGGTTTCCTACGTCGACGCGCTTAAAGAGCAGTCGCAGCACATACGCGACGTGGCCTACCAGTCCTTTGGCGCCGACCCCGTCGTCAAGACGCGCTCCAGGGAGTTCCACAGCGCCAATTTCGGCGGAGTTTCTCCCAACTTGGCCGAGACCACGACTCTGCTTTTGAACCGAGGCCGCTTTATCAGCGAGGTGGACGAGCAAGGCCGCCGCCCGGTAGCGGTGATCGGGCCCGCAGTGGTGGAAGCGCTCTATCCCCGAGAGAGCGATGTCCTGGGGAAGACGATCCGCATCCAGGGGCAGGAGTTCTTCATCGTAGGCATTCTCGACAAGGGCAAGGAGGGGCTGGACGGCTCCAGCAGACTGGACAGCTCGGTCTTCATTCCCTACCGCACCTTCAAGAAGCTCTATCCGCGCAACGAGTTCCTGCAGATCGTGGTGCGGGCCCGCCCCAACCAACTGGCGGAGGCCCATGACGAGACCGAGGAGATCCTGCGCCGTCTGCGGGGGCTGAAGGCCGGCGACGACAACAACTTCTCCCTGGTCACTTACGACACCGTTGTGGAGATCTATGACCAACTGACCTATGCCCTGACCCTGCTCACCCTTGGCGTGGCGGGAGTGGCGTTGCTGGTGGGGGGTATCGGGGTCATGAACATCATGCTGGTTTCGGTTACCGAACGGACGCGGGAAATCGGCGTGCGCAAAGCGCTGGGCGCCCGGCGGGCCGATATCGTCTTCCAGTTTCTCTTCGAGGCCATGACGCTGACCGTGGTGGGCGGTTTGGTGGGAGTGATCGTCGCCGTCCCTTTAGGATTCCTATTGGTGCTGGCGCTTTTCAGCGTAACCAGCTTCGTGCCCATGTGGGCCCTGGCCACGGCCCTGGGCGTTTCGGCAGCAGTAGGCTTGATTTTCGGTGTTTTTCCGGCCTTTAAGGCAGCTTTGCTCGACCCTATCGAGTGCTTGCGCTACGAATGAGCCTCGCCCCTGCAGCGGGGCCTTGGCCCGCTCTTGCATTGCCTCGCGGGGTGTCTAATGCCTTGCTTCTGATAAGATATCGCGGTGAATTACGAAGACACCCAAGAACAACAAATCCTGCGCGAAACCGTCCGCGATTTCGCCCGGGCCGAGATCGGGCCCCACTCCCTGGAATGGGACGAAAAGCAGATCTTCCCCCTCGATACCATGAAGCAATTGGGCGAGATGGGACTGCTGGGCGTCCTGGTCGATTCCCAATATGGCGGCGCCGGCATGGGCTATCCCGAATACGTCATCGTCATCGAGGAGATCGCCCGTGTCGACGGATCGATCGCTCTTTCGGTGGCCGCTCATAATTCCCTCTGCACGGGCCACATCGTCCTCGAGGGCAACCGGCAGCAGAAGGAAAAATACCTGCCCAAGCTGGCTTCGGGGGAGCATCTGGGGGCCTGGGCCCTGACCGAGCCCGGCTCGGGCAGCGACGCGGCCGGATGCCGCACCCGGGCCGAGAAAGCCGAAGGGGGCTGGGTTCTCAACGGCTCCAAGAACTTCTGCACTCACGCCACTTACGCCGACATCTACGTGATTATGGCCGTCACCGCCCCCGACCAGGGGACTCACGGCATCTCGGCCTTCATCGTGGAAGGCGGCAACGAGGGCCTGATTCCGGCCAAGAAGGAAAACAAGCTGGGCTGCCGCTCTTCAGATACGGCCAGCCTCAACCTGGACGACTGCTTCGTCCCCGATGAAGCCCTGCTGGGTCCGCTCCACGAAGGGTTCGTTTCGGCGCTCAAAGTGCTGGACGGCGGACGCATTTCCATCGCTTCGATGGCGCTGGGCATCGCTCAAGGTGCGCTGGAATGCAGCATCAAATACGCTCAGGAGCGGGAGCAGTTCGATCGGCCCATCGCCAAGTTTCAGGGAATCCAGTGGTACCTTGCCGAGATGGCCACCCGCATCGAGGCGGCCCGCCTGCTGACCTACAACGCCGCCCGCCTCAAGCAGGAAAAAGGGGCCTGTCCCAAGGAATCCTCGATGGCCAAACTGTACGCCAGCGAAACCTCCACCTGGGCCGCTGACAAGGCCATCCAGATTCACGGAGGTTACGGCTACATCAAGGACTACCCGCCCGAGAAGTACTGGCGCGATGCCAAGTTGACCACCATCGGCGAAGGCACCAGCGAAATCCAGCGCTTGGTGATCGCGCGGGAATTGCTCAAGTGAAGGACGCCCAGGGCAAGGTTGAAGGTGGGAGCATGACCGCTGAGGACGCCTTTGAAGAGGCCGCCATCGAGGGGCAGGTGGAGCGCATCCTGAGCGCCGACCCGCGCACCTTGGCCCGCACCTTGAGTCAGGTCGAGAACCGTCCCGGACCCGCCACCACCGAGTTGATGCGCCGTTTGTATCCCCATGGTGGCAAGGCCTTCATCGTAGGCGTCACCGGTTCGCCCGGGGCGGGAAAGAGCACCTTGGTGGACGGCCTGGCCCAGCTCTACCGCGAGCAGGGCCTCAAAGTCGCTATCCTGGCCGTGGATCCCACCTCCCCTTTCAGCGGAGGCGCCATTCTGGGCGACCGGGTGCGCATGCAGCGGCTTTCCCGCGACTCCGGAGTCTTCATCCGCAGCATGGCCACCCGAGGACGCATGGGGGGGCTCTCTTCGGCCGTCCAGGAAGCGCTCATGGTTCTTGACGCCGCCGCCTTTGATATCCTCATCGTGGAGACGGTGGGGGTGGGGCAGGACGAAGTCGACGTCGCCAAGGCCGCCCATGCCACATTGGTCGTCCTGGTTCCCGGCATGGGCGACGGCATCCAGGCCGTCAAGGCCGGCATCATGGAAATCGCCGACGTCTTCGCCATCAACAAGGCGGACCGCGACGAGGCGGGCAAGACGGAAGCCGAACTGAAGGCCCTCTTGCAGATGAGCGAACGCCCCGACGGCTGGACGCCGCTTATCGTCAAGACGGTGGCCACCAGCGGTTCCGGCTTGACGGAGTTGGTCCAGGCTCTGAAGAGCTACCGCAGTCATCTGCAGTCGCGCCAGGAGCCTTCGCCGCGTACTCATCATCTCTACCGGGAGCGGCTGCTCGAAATGCTGCGCGACCGGCTCTTGCAGGGGGCCTTGAAGAACATCCCGCCGCAGCGCCTGGATGAATCGGCGCGGGAATGGATGCAGAGAAAGTCCGATCCGTATACCATTCTGGATCGCCTGCTGGCGTCCGCGACGGAGGAGCACGAACATGATTAAGAAGATCGCCCATGTCGGTATCGCCACCGAGTCCATCGGAGTGGTTGCGGAGTTCTACAAGCTGCTGGGACTGGAGATGGACGCCGTCGAAGTGGTCAGGGACCAGAACGTCAAGGTGGCCATGCTCAAGGTGGGCGAGTCGGCGGTGGAACTGATCGAGCCGCTGGGCGAAGAATCTGCCGTGGCCCGGTTCATCAACAAGCGGGGCGAAGGCATCCATCACCTCACCTTCGAGGTAGGAGACATCGCTGAGGCGCTGGCCAAGCTCAAGGAAAACAACATCCGCCTGGTGGACGAGCAACCCCGCGAGGGAGCCGAAGGCAGCCTTATCGCCTTTATCCATCCCGATTCCACCGGAGGAGTGCTGATCGAACTCTGTCAGAGCCAGCCCTCGGGCGAGGAGTCTTGATGCGTTGGGGAGACCTCAATCTGGAGTTGGTCTCCGACGGCTGCCTGTGGCTGGACGGCGGAGCCATGTTCGGGGTGGTTCCCAAGCCTCTATGGAGCCGCCTCACCCCCAGCGACGAGTCCAACCGCATTCGCCTGGGCATGAATTGCCTGCTGGTTCAGTCGGGCGACGTCAACCTGCTCATCGACAGCGGCTGCGGAAACCTCTTCAGCGACAAGGAAAAGAAGATCTACCGCATCGAGCATGAAAAACGCCTGCAGGAGCAACTGCGGACTCAGGCTGGGCTGGGACCCGAGGAAATCGACATCGTCGTCAATACCCACCTTCACTTCGATCACGCCGGGGGCAACACGCGTCGAGATAAAGACGGGACGCTGCGGCCCGCCTTTCCCAACGCCCGCTACCTGGTGCAGGAGCGCGAGCTGCACGACGCCGGGCACCCTACCGAGCGCAACAAGGCCAGCTACAATCCCGATCACTGGCGGCCTCTTCAGCAGAGCGGCCAGTTGCAGACCGTGAAAGGCGAGCTCGAAGTGATTCCCGGCCTGACCCTGATACCCACGCCCGGACATACGCTGGGGCACCAGTCGGTGCTCATCTCCTCGGGGGGGCGAAAGCTTTTCTACATCGCCGACTTGTGCCCCACCCAGACCCACGTCCCGCTGCCCTGGATCATGGGCTACGACCTCTATCCCCTCACCACCCTCGATTCGCGCAAAAAGATCTATCCTCGAGCGCTTGAAGAAGAGTGGGTGGTCTTTTTCGAGCACGACCACGACCGTCCCACCGGTCGCCTCACCTACAACAAGGGCCGCTACGGTGTAGAGAAACTCGACCTGTTCTGAAGGGCGGCACACCCCATAGAAGAGACGGAGATCACCATGCAAGCAGAAATCGGAATCATCGGCGGAAGCGGACTCTACGACATGGAGGGCCTGGAGGAAAAGGGGGAGGCCCGACTCGAGACGCCCTTCGGCCGTCCCAGCGACGCCTACATCCTGGGAGAGCTGGAAGGCCGCAAGGTGGCCTTCCTGGCCCGCCATGGACGGGGACATGTGCTGACTCCCAGCGAACTCAACTTCCGCGCCAATATCTACGGATTCAAGAAGCTGGGCGTGAGCAAGATCCTCTCGGCCAGCGCCGTGGGTTCGCTGAGAGCCGAGCACAAGCCCATGGACTTTCTGCTGCCCGACCAGTTCATCGACCGTACCCGCCTGCGCGCCTCGACCTTCTTCGGCGAAGGCGTTGTGGCGCATATCAGCTTCGCCGATCCGCTCTGCGATTCCTTGGCCTTGGAGGTCCAGGCGGCCTCGGGCGACATCGGACTGCCGCTCCATCGCGGCGGCACCTACGTGTGCATGGAAGGACCCGCCTTCTCGACGCGCGCCGAATCGCACCTCTACCGCAGTTGGGGCGCTTCGGTCATCGGGATGACCAACCTGCAGGAAGCCAAGCTGGCCCGCGAGGCCGAGATCTGCTACCTGACCATCGCCATGGTCACCGACTACGACTGCTGGCACCAGGACCACGACGCCGTCACCGTTGAGGACATCATCCGCTATCTGACCCAAAACAGCGAAAACGCCCAGAAGTTGATCAAGGCCGCCGTCAAGCGTATCGACCCCCGGGCCGACTGCTCCTGCCGCCATGCTCTCAAGGACGCCATCATCACCTCTCCCGACAAGATCAGCGAGAAAGCCAGGAAGCGCCTCAGCTTGATCATCGGCGACTACATCGAATAAACTCCGCCCCTTATGCCGGAAATACTCGCAGTCGGATCCGTCGCTTACGACTCTGTCGAGACCCCGTTCGGCAAAGTCGAGCGGGCTTTGGGAGGTTCAGCCACCTACTTCAGCGTCTCGGCCAGCTTCTTCACCAAGGTCTTCCTGGTGGGATGTGTAGGGAAGGACTTCGAGAAGGAGCATATCGAGATGCTGGAGTCCAAGGACATCGACCTGGAGGGGCTGCAGGTAGTGGAGGGCGAAACCTTTTTCTGGGCCGGCAAGTACGGATATGACCTCAACGAGGCTCATACCCTGGACACCCAGCTCAACGTCTTCGCCGATTTCCATCCCGAGATTCCAGAGGCTTACCGCGACGCCCAGTACGTTTTCCTGGGCAACATCGATCCCGTGCTGCAGCGCGAGGTGCTCTCTCAGGTCAGGAATCCCAAACTGGTGGCCTGCGACACCATGAACTACTGGATCAACGATCATCTCGACTCCTTGCGCCAGACCATCGCCCAGATCGACGTCCTTCTCATCAACGACGCCGAAACCCGCCAGTTGGCCAACGAGTCCAACATCGTGCGGGCGGCGCGCCGCATCCTCGACTGGGGCCCCCATACGCTGGTCATCAAGCGGGGGGAGTACGGAGTCCTCATGTTCCGGCGCGACAGTCAAGCCCGCGACCAGGACAACGGCGTTTCGGCCTTCGCCGTTCCCGGCTATCCGCTGGAGGAGATTTTCGACCCCACCGGAGCCGGGGACAGCTTCGCCGGCGGTTTCATGGGCTACCTGGCGGGCAGCGACCGAGCCGACACCGCCGCCCTTCGCCAGGCCATCATCTTCGGTTCGGTGATGGCCAGCTTCAACGTGGAACGCTTCTCCCTGGAGCGCCTCAAGGAACTCACCTTCACCGAAGTCGGCCTGCGCTACAAAGAGTTCCGCCGCCTCACTCACTTCGAAGACGTGGATTGATCTGACTCGCGGCGCAGCGAGCGGACGGGGTCGATGCGGGTGGCGTGCAGAGCCGGGATCAGACAGGCCAGCAGAGCCGTGGCCAAAAGCGTCCCCGCGCGCGGGCCTCAAGTTCACGCTGAAGATCAGGCTCTGGCCGCGGTTCATCCGAATGTCACTCGCATGCTAGCATGAGGGAAGTTCTCACAGGCAGGTGAACCAGCGCTTTGAAACGCGGCCGGGAACCTCATCATGGATCTTGAACTCCCAGAAGCCATCCTGCAAAGCTGGCGAACCGGCAGCCGGGCCACCCGCTTTCTGGTGGAGGAGTTGAATGACGAGGTATGGGGGGAGAAGCTGCCGGGCATGCCCCGGCGCACCATCCGCATGATCTGCGGGCACATTCACAACTGCCGCTGCATGTACGTCAACGGCCTGGGCAAGCCGTTGGGCCTGCCGCTTCCCGACAAGGTCAGCCGCTACCGCGTGGAGCGGGAGGAATTGATAGCGGCGCTGGACGAGAGTGCGGCTGCGGTGTCCGCTCTCATCCGGGCCATTCTCGAGGACGGCGGGTTGCTGAGGCGCTCCGGCATGTTCCACTTGGCTCCCGACGTGGCTCATTTTGCCGCCTACCTGATCGCCCACGAAGCTCACCACCGCGGCCAGATCGTGATGCTGTGCCGGCAGATGGGCCATCGTCTGCCAGGCAACGTCACCAACGGCCTCTGGCAATGGGCGAAGTTCTCCAAAGAAGAGGACTGACCCTGGATGCAGTTGGCTCCTTATTCCAGGCGCAGCGCCTGTGCCGGATACTGCGAAAAATCGTGTGAGGCTTGACAAGAGGCTGTCCGACACGGATACTTCGCTAGATGGTGAAACATAGTGAGCCGCTAAACTTGACCTTCTCAGCGCTCGCCGATCCGACGCGCCGGGCTATCTTGGCTCGCCTGGTGGACGGGCAGAGGACGGTGGGAGACTTGAAAGAGCCCTTCGAGCTGTCACCGTCAGGATTCTCCAAACACCTGCGGGTCTTGGAGAATGCGGGACTGCTGCGCCAGCACAAGAGGGGACGCCAGCGCTATTGCGAAGCCGTAATCGAACCTCTTTGGATGTTTTGCAGAAAACTGAACAGAGGGGGGTTTGCAAAGGTTCAATGGAAGGCTGTGGATTGTCGAACCGCTCTTGTCGCCCGGAGGAAATCCCGCTACCCTTGGTCGGACTTTTTCGGGCTGCTTTGAGGGGAGGAAGCGGATGTCGGCCAACTCGCACGAAGGCTACTGGAAGGCCAATCTCAAGTACTTGACCTTGCTGCTCAGCATTTGGCTGGCCGTTTCGGCTGGGCTGAGCATCGTCTTCGCCGACTGGCTCGACCAGTTCCGAGTGGGCGGATTCAAGCTGGGCTTCTGGTTCTCCCAGCAGGGATCGATTGTGGTCTTCGTCATCCTGATCTTCGTCTACGTGCGGCTGATGAACCGGCTGGACCGGCAATATGACGTGGACGACCGTCAGGAGGGCGGGGGATGAACGTCCAAGCCTGGACATTCGTCCTCGTGGGTCTGTCCTTCGCCCTCTACATCGCGGTTGCCATCTGGTCCAAGGCCCGCTCCACCAGCGACTTCTACGTGGCCGGCAACCGGGTTCCTTCGGTGGTCAACGGCATGGCCACGGCGGCCGACTGGATGTCGGCGGCTTCTTTCATCTCCATGGCCGGGGTCATCTCCTTCATGGGACGCGACGGCTCGGTCTACCTGATGGGCTGGACGGGCGGCTACGTGCTGCTGGCCCTGCTGCTGGCGCCCTACTTGCGTAAATTCGGTCAGTACACGGTGCCCGACTTCGTGGGAGACCGTTACTATTCCCAGATGGCCCGGGTAG
This window contains:
- a CDS encoding ABC transporter permease, whose amino-acid sequence is MEHRSSLSYEMVRLALDSIWAHKLRAFLTLLGVIIGVSSVVVVGAGIEGAEQYVVDSVSGALGGNTFTLNRIAPNLSQEEVRRAQRRNPRLTLDDYEFVRRRCPACSEMAAYLTSVQTITRGNLEQPGVTIYGTTSNSILVSTFEVAEGRFLSPDDVRRSRYVTVIGPDIVEQLFPNLDPLGQTVKMTGYNLRVVGVLEEQGSTFGQSLDNQIYVPISTFQKMYGTRRSISIRGSSRAGLFQEAMDQVRVAMRVRHKLGPGEADDFGLLSTEEINQIIQDVGGFVQLAVAPITLIALLVGGIVVMNIMLVSVTERTFEIGLRKSLGARKRDILLQFLVESIFLGSLGGMVGMLLAWGVTSLIELLAGFPMEISPIYVVSSLAVSAGIGLLAGLYPAFKAARMDPIMALSADR
- a CDS encoding acyl-CoA dehydrogenase family protein produces the protein MNYEDTQEQQILRETVRDFARAEIGPHSLEWDEKQIFPLDTMKQLGEMGLLGVLVDSQYGGAGMGYPEYVIVIEEIARVDGSIALSVAAHNSLCTGHIVLEGNRQQKEKYLPKLASGEHLGAWALTEPGSGSDAAGCRTRAEKAEGGWVLNGSKNFCTHATYADIYVIMAVTAPDQGTHGISAFIVEGGNEGLIPAKKENKLGCRSSDTASLNLDDCFVPDEALLGPLHEGFVSALKVLDGGRISIASMALGIAQGALECSIKYAQEREQFDRPIAKFQGIQWYLAEMATRIEAARLLTYNAARLKQEKGACPKESSMAKLYASETSTWAADKAIQIHGGYGYIKDYPPEKYWRDAKLTTIGEGTSEIQRLVIARELLK
- a CDS encoding metalloregulator ArsR/SmtB family transcription factor, with protein sequence MVKHSEPLNLTFSALADPTRRAILARLVDGQRTVGDLKEPFELSPSGFSKHLRVLENAGLLRQHKRGRQRYCEAVIEPLWMFCRKLNRGGFAKVQWKAVDCRTALVARRKSRYPWSDFFGLL
- a CDS encoding MBL fold metallo-hydrolase, with the protein product MRWGDLNLELVSDGCLWLDGGAMFGVVPKPLWSRLTPSDESNRIRLGMNCLLVQSGDVNLLIDSGCGNLFSDKEKKIYRIEHEKRLQEQLRTQAGLGPEEIDIVVNTHLHFDHAGGNTRRDKDGTLRPAFPNARYLVQERELHDAGHPTERNKASYNPDHWRPLQQSGQLQTVKGELEVIPGLTLIPTPGHTLGHQSVLISSGGRKLFYIADLCPTQTHVPLPWIMGYDLYPLTTLDSRKKIYPRALEEEWVVFFEHDHDRPTGRLTYNKGRYGVEKLDLF
- the mce gene encoding methylmalonyl-CoA epimerase; this encodes MIKKIAHVGIATESIGVVAEFYKLLGLEMDAVEVVRDQNVKVAMLKVGESAVELIEPLGEESAVARFINKRGEGIHHLTFEVGDIAEALAKLKENNIRLVDEQPREGAEGSLIAFIHPDSTGGVLIELCQSQPSGEES
- a CDS encoding ABC transporter permease, yielding MTVHQYFENIRMGLENLRAYKLRSSLTVLGVVLGVGVVIVVASILTGLRYQVLSQVEQFGTDNIYVIQFAVGVQVGRRAQERLNDPMEVSYVDALKEQSQHIRDVAYQSFGADPVVKTRSREFHSANFGGVSPNLAETTTLLLNRGRFISEVDEQGRRPVAVIGPAVVEALYPRESDVLGKTIRIQGQEFFIVGILDKGKEGLDGSSRLDSSVFIPYRTFKKLYPRNEFLQIVVRARPNQLAEAHDETEEILRRLRGLKAGDDNNFSLVTYDTVVEIYDQLTYALTLLTLGVAGVALLVGGIGVMNIMLVSVTERTREIGVRKALGARRADIVFQFLFEAMTLTVVGGLVGVIVAVPLGFLLVLALFSVTSFVPMWALATALGVSAAVGLIFGVFPAFKAALLDPIECLRYE
- the mtnP gene encoding S-methyl-5'-thioadenosine phosphorylase; protein product: MQAEIGIIGGSGLYDMEGLEEKGEARLETPFGRPSDAYILGELEGRKVAFLARHGRGHVLTPSELNFRANIYGFKKLGVSKILSASAVGSLRAEHKPMDFLLPDQFIDRTRLRASTFFGEGVVAHISFADPLCDSLALEVQAASGDIGLPLHRGGTYVCMEGPAFSTRAESHLYRSWGASVIGMTNLQEAKLAREAEICYLTIAMVTDYDCWHQDHDAVTVEDIIRYLTQNSENAQKLIKAAVKRIDPRADCSCRHALKDAIITSPDKISEKARKRLSLIIGDYIE
- a CDS encoding DinB family protein, which produces MDLELPEAILQSWRTGSRATRFLVEELNDEVWGEKLPGMPRRTIRMICGHIHNCRCMYVNGLGKPLGLPLPDKVSRYRVEREELIAALDESAAAVSALIRAILEDGGLLRRSGMFHLAPDVAHFAAYLIAHEAHHRGQIVMLCRQMGHRLPGNVTNGLWQWAKFSKEED
- a CDS encoding DUF4212 domain-containing protein, which produces MSANSHEGYWKANLKYLTLLLSIWLAVSAGLSIVFADWLDQFRVGGFKLGFWFSQQGSIVVFVILIFVYVRLMNRLDRQYDVDDRQEGGG
- a CDS encoding PfkB family carbohydrate kinase, encoding MPEILAVGSVAYDSVETPFGKVERALGGSATYFSVSASFFTKVFLVGCVGKDFEKEHIEMLESKDIDLEGLQVVEGETFFWAGKYGYDLNEAHTLDTQLNVFADFHPEIPEAYRDAQYVFLGNIDPVLQREVLSQVRNPKLVACDTMNYWINDHLDSLRQTIAQIDVLLINDAETRQLANESNIVRAARRILDWGPHTLVIKRGEYGVLMFRRDSQARDQDNGVSAFAVPGYPLEEIFDPTGAGDSFAGGFMGYLAGSDRADTAALRQAIIFGSVMASFNVERFSLERLKELTFTEVGLRYKEFRRLTHFEDVD
- the meaB gene encoding methylmalonyl Co-A mutase-associated GTPase MeaB, whose translation is MTAEDAFEEAAIEGQVERILSADPRTLARTLSQVENRPGPATTELMRRLYPHGGKAFIVGVTGSPGAGKSTLVDGLAQLYREQGLKVAILAVDPTSPFSGGAILGDRVRMQRLSRDSGVFIRSMATRGRMGGLSSAVQEALMVLDAAAFDILIVETVGVGQDEVDVAKAAHATLVVLVPGMGDGIQAVKAGIMEIADVFAINKADRDEAGKTEAELKALLQMSERPDGWTPLIVKTVATSGSGLTELVQALKSYRSHLQSRQEPSPRTHHLYRERLLEMLRDRLLQGALKNIPPQRLDESAREWMQRKSDPYTILDRLLASATEEHEHD